DNA sequence from the Fimbriimonadia bacterium genome:
CCGCCGCGTGCCAGGCCCTTTCTACGGGACGAAGTAGACCTGCAGAAGCTGCAGAAGCCCCCTCCCGACGCCGGGCTGTGGGGGAAGTCGCTGCAGTGGTACTACGCGATGATGGAGGCCAGAGACCGGTTCGATGTGCGGGTGAACGGCGAACCCGTACCTGTCAATATCCACGTAGGTGTGACGGGCGACACACCGTACATTATGATGGTGGATGCCGCACAGCAGAACCTATTCGTGTGGATGATGGAATGTCCGGAGCTGTTGCTGGAAGCGATGTCCAAGCTGACCCATGGTCTGATCGAGGCCGAGCATGCCTTTCGTCGCCTGCGTGGCGTGGATCTCGACTACGGGTTTTGGCTTTCGGACGACCCCGTGCCTATGCTGAGCAACGATCAGTATCGTGAACACGTCGCGCCTCACACGCTTGCACTGTATGAAGCGCTGTCGCGGCCTGGTGCACCTAGAGGGATGCACCTTTGTGGCCGTAACACGCACGTGATACCGACTCTGATGGACTACTTGCATATCACTTCGCTGGATGGTGCGGGATATGTGAATCGTCCCGAGGACTACGTCGGGACCCTCGCGGGCAAAGTGGTTTTCCGCGGTAATCTGGACCCCATGCTGCTGCTGAACGGACCCGTGAGCGACATCAAGCGTGCGGCGCATCATGTGATGTCGGTGCTGGCTCCCCACGGAGGATTGCACCTGCAGGACGGTTACAACATATGTCCGCATACCCCATGGGAGCACATCCGCGCGGTCGTCGAGGCTGCGGACGAGTACGGCCTTCCGCACTCGGAGCGCCATTCATGAGCGATCACACTATCATGGTGCTGCCCGATGCGCTGCCGCTGCACGCCGAACAAGGCCAACAACTGCTCGATGCCCTCCACGAGTTCCGACACTTCATCCCCGCCGATTGCGGTGGTCTGGGTACCTGTGGCAAGTGCCGCGTGCAGGTGCTACAAGGTCAATCCACGCTGAACGACATCGAGCGCAAACAGCTCACGGAGCTGGAGATTGACCAAGGCATGCGACTCGCGTGTCAACAGCGAGTGGAAGGCGACTTGTTGATTGCCCTTCCGCTCCGAGTGGAGACGGAAGACGAGACCAAGACCCGTGGCGTGGAGTCCCTTGGCGATTACCCGTTGGATCATGGCATCACGAAGAGTGCTATCACGATCCCGCAGAATGCTTCCGAAGATGCGCGGTCGTGGCTGCAGGTGGCTGGCCTGAAGCCGTCCGAGACGTCGCTGTTACGGGTAGCGCGATCGCTGGCTAAGCTCCGAGCGTCGGGTAAGGAGAGCGCCACGTGTGTGTACTCGGACGGGCAGTTGCTCGCACTGGAGGAAGGCGACACTCGTGGCGAGGCGTTCGCACTGGCGGTGGACATCGGCACTACCACCGTGGCAGGCTACCTTGTCTCCCTGAATGGTGATGGGGTGGTGGCAGCGGCTTCGTGCGCGAATAGCCAAGGACGCTGGGGCTCGGACGTGTTGAGCAGGATCACCGCCGTGACCGAGCAGGACAGTCGCCTGTTCGAGATGCAGCGAGAGGTGCGAGACGATATCAACCGCCTGATTGCAGAGATGTGCCGACGTGCGAAGGTTCGGCAGCAGCGCATCTATCGGCTGTGTGTGGTAGGAAATCCGACGATGGCCTGCTTGATGCTCGGCATTCATCCTGTTACGTTAGGCATGTCACCATACGCTCCGCTGACGACCGAGGAGATCGTCTTTGTCCCATCGGAGTTACACATCTCGCTGCCCGATACCACGCGGTGTGTGTTCGCGCCGTGTGTATCGGGGTACGTAGGTGCCGACCTGGTAGCAGCGGCGGTTGCGACGGACCTGGACCGAAGGGACGAGTTGGCGTTCCTGTTGGACGTCGGCACGAACGGCGAGACGCTGTTGGGCAATCGGCATAGCATTCTGGGTGGTAGCAATGCCGCGGGTCCTGCGTTCGAGGGTGCGCGCATCAGTCAGGGTATGCGAGCGAGCCGGGGTGCGATAGAGAGGGTTCGGATAGACGGCGAAGGAGTCCACCTAGGCGTGATCGGTAATGCACAGCCACGCGGCATCTGTGGGTCGGGATTGATTGACGCTGTGGCAGCGCTGTTGGATTCCGGCGTGGTAGAGCCGACGGGCAAAGTGCTGCCACCCGAAGAGTGTCCGCCGTTCTTGCGTGAGAGAGTGGTTCCGACCCAGGGCGGGTACGGTTTCGTGCTCGCGACGGAGTCCGAGACTGCACTGGGTCGCCCGGTGATGCTAACACAGCGCGACATTCGCGAGGTGCAACTCGCGACGGGAGCCATCGCTGCGGGCAGGCGCATACTGTGTCGTGAAGCGGGACTGGACGAGACGGACCTTCCCCGCGTCCTGGTGGCAGGCGCTTTCGGGAGTCACATAGATCCGGTTGCGGCCATGCGCATCGGGCTGCTACCCAGGGTACCCCTCGAACGGGTCGAGGGCGTGGGGAACGCGGCAGGTTACGGTGCGTGCATGATGGCGATGAACCGGGAGGCCGAGCGCCGTGGCCGCAAGATCGCCGCGAGCACGCGCTACGTGGAGTTCGCGCGGCAGCCCGACTTTCAAGACCTGTTCGTCGAGAGCATGCTGTTCCCGGGGGGTTAGTGGGAGGTGTCGGACTTATCCGACTCGTCCGACTCTTCGGAAGAGTCGGACGCCTTCTTTGCAGCCGCTATTTTCTCGTCGAAGCCAGCCGTGTACTTGATGGGGTCGCGGTCGAACTCCGCCTTGCACGACGGGCATTGAAAGTAGTAGCGCTTCCCCTCGTATACGGAGTTCGGGGCAGCCTTCACGTCTTCGATACGGTGCCCCGTCACCGGGCAGATGGGTGGCATATCCTGGACGGCTGCCGCAGTCCTGACCGATGTTCTATCCACCGTCGTAGGTTGCTCGGATGTTCCGCTGCAACCACTCAACATGACTCCTATGCATACGCCTACCACAGCCAACCAACTTGCTCTCATTCTTCCCTCCCACTATTCGGATCTAGCCTCAAACTAACTATCATCGCCTTCGTGCTCCGAGGGCCTCGAGCCCTGCGAACACTCGCTCGCGGACGTCGTTCGCCTCTTCGTCGGTCATGGTGCCGTCTGTCTTGCGCAGCGTGAGCGCCAAAGCGAGGCTATGCGAGCCTTCGGCGATGCCCTTTCCTTCGTATACGTCGAAAAGTCGGACTTCTTCCAACACCTCTCCCGCACACTCTCGCACCGCCAGCTCGACCGAGGCATACGACACGCTCTTCGGCACCTCGAAGGCGATATCGCGTCGGACAGCCGGGAACCTAGGCGGCGGCGAGAACCTGCTCACTCCGGCCGCGGCCGCCATCAGCGCGTCTACATCGAACTCGGCGATCTGGCTACCGGATGGAAGGTCCATCCGCTCCGCGAGCCGAGGGTGGATTTCGCCGACGTAACCCAAGTTCTGTTCACCCACCAAAATGTCCGCCGCACGGCCAGGGTGCAGTCTGTTGTCACAGCGAGGCGCGAACGCAGGCCTTATCCCCAGAGTCTCCAGTAACGCAGTCACCAGACCCTTAGCGTCGAAAAAGCCGAAATGTGGGCCCTTCTCTCCGATACGCCAACTCACCGGTTCCTTCCGCCCGCACAGAAACAGCGCGAGATGCTTGTTTTCCTCGTATCCTTCGTTCAGTCGTCGGAATACGCGGCCAATTTCGAACAGAGAAATGTCCAAGATTCCGCGATTCAGATTGTACAAAGCAGCTGCCGCGACCCCCGCAATCAAGGTGGGCCGGAGCACGCTGAGATCGGGGCCAGCCGGTGTGCGCGGTGCCACATAGTCACCGGGCTCCGCATCATCCAGCGGCGAGGGAGCGCGGAGCGAGTGGCAGATCACTTCGTTCAGCCCGAGTGCGACCAGGCGGTCTCGAAGCTTCTCCTCGAAAGCCGTAGTGGGCGACTCTCTCCCTAGCAATGTTCTGCCCACCGGCAGTTCGTCCGGGATGTGCTCGTACCCGTGGACACGTCCGATCTCCTCGATGATGTCGTCCTCGCGCTGGAGGTCTGGGCGGCGTTCCGGGACGGTGACCGTCAACTTGCCACCACCTGCAGGTTGGACCTTCAGACCCAGTCGCGTGAGATAGCCCATCGCGTCGCCGAGGGGCACCTTCATGCCAAGCAGGAGGTCGGCTCGTGCCATGTCCAACTCGATGAGCCGTGGCTTCGGTCCCTCTGGGTACACATCGATTACTCCTCGCACCGGTGCAACGCCGGTCTCACGCTCGATGAGGCGGCAAGCGCGGTTGAGCGCCGTGACCACGCCGCCAGGGTCCACGCTGCGCTCGAAGCGATAGCTCGACTCGCTCTTCACTCCCACCGTCTTGCTCGTCCGACGGATGCATACGGGATCGAAGTGGGCCGACTCTAGTAGCAAGTTATGCGTTGCTTCGGTCACCTCGGACTCGGCGCCACCCATGACACCTGCCAAAGCC
Encoded proteins:
- a CDS encoding DUF4445 domain-containing protein, whose amino-acid sequence is MSDHTIMVLPDALPLHAEQGQQLLDALHEFRHFIPADCGGLGTCGKCRVQVLQGQSTLNDIERKQLTELEIDQGMRLACQQRVEGDLLIALPLRVETEDETKTRGVESLGDYPLDHGITKSAITIPQNASEDARSWLQVAGLKPSETSLLRVARSLAKLRASGKESATCVYSDGQLLALEEGDTRGEAFALAVDIGTTTVAGYLVSLNGDGVVAAASCANSQGRWGSDVLSRITAVTEQDSRLFEMQREVRDDINRLIAEMCRRAKVRQQRIYRLCVVGNPTMACLMLGIHPVTLGMSPYAPLTTEEIVFVPSELHISLPDTTRCVFAPCVSGYVGADLVAAAVATDLDRRDELAFLLDVGTNGETLLGNRHSILGGSNAAGPAFEGARISQGMRASRGAIERVRIDGEGVHLGVIGNAQPRGICGSGLIDAVAALLDSGVVEPTGKVLPPEECPPFLRERVVPTQGGYGFVLATESETALGRPVMLTQRDIREVQLATGAIAAGRRILCREAGLDETDLPRVLVAGAFGSHIDPVAAMRIGLLPRVPLERVEGVGNAAGYGACMMAMNREAERRGRKIAASTRYVEFARQPDFQDLFVESMLFPGG
- a CDS encoding YHS domain-containing protein; translation: MPPICPVTGHRIEDVKAAPNSVYEGKRYYFQCPSCKAEFDRDPIKYTAGFDEKIAAAKKASDSSEESDESDKSDTSH
- a CDS encoding phenylalanine--tRNA ligase subunit beta, with the protein product MLVTLEWLKEYVEFDLNANETATLLTLAGLEVEGIGDSDLGPVLDVKVTPNRGDCLSVVGLVREIIAKLADRCTPTSAWDDYRHGWAYGDEDGPHDCASHASVTIEAPELCPRYGARLVRGFSIGPSSELMQKRLAACGMRPISNIVDVTNYVLLELGQPLHAFDHDLLHGGCVVVRRARDGETITTIDGTEVSLTSEMLVICDEDHPVALAGVMGGAESEVTEATHNLLLESAHFDPVCIRRTSKTVGVKSESSYRFERSVDPGGVVTALNRACRLIERETGVAPVRGVIDVYPEGPKPRLIELDMARADLLLGMKVPLGDAMGYLTRLGLKVQPAGGGKLTVTVPERRPDLQREDDIIEEIGRVHGYEHIPDELPVGRTLLGRESPTTAFEEKLRDRLVALGLNEVICHSLRAPSPLDDAEPGDYVAPRTPAGPDLSVLRPTLIAGVAAAALYNLNRGILDISLFEIGRVFRRLNEGYEENKHLALFLCGRKEPVSWRIGEKGPHFGFFDAKGLVTALLETLGIRPAFAPRCDNRLHPGRAADILVGEQNLGYVGEIHPRLAERMDLPSGSQIAEFDVDALMAAAAGVSRFSPPPRFPAVRRDIAFEVPKSVSYASVELAVRECAGEVLEEVRLFDVYEGKGIAEGSHSLALALTLRKTDGTMTDEEANDVRERVFAGLEALGARRR